One stretch of Lagenorhynchus albirostris chromosome 13, mLagAlb1.1, whole genome shotgun sequence DNA includes these proteins:
- the DNMT3A gene encoding DNA (cytosine-5)-methyltransferase 3A isoform X3, producing the protein MGILEQVWRRNGHAGHSLKDEHEMAEKKAKVIAVMNAVEENQGSTESQKVEEASPPAVQQPTDPASPTVATTPEPVGADAGDKNAAKAADDEPEYEDGRGFGIGELVWGKLRGFSWWPGRIVSWWMTGRSRAAEGTRWVMWFGDGKFSVVCVEKLMPLSSFCSAFHQATYNKQPMYRKAIYEVLQVASSRAGKLFPMCHDSDESDTAKAVEVQNKQMIEWALGGFQPSGPKGLEPPEEEKNPYKEVYTDMWVEPEAAAYAPPPPAKKPRKSTTEKPKVKEIIDERTRERLVYEVRQKCRNIEDICISCGSLNVTLEHPLFIGGMCQNCKNCFLECAYQYDDDGYQSYCTICCGGREVLMCGNNNCCRCFCVECVDLLVGPGAAQAAIKEDPWNCYMCGHKGTYGLLRRREDWPSRLQMFFANNHDQEFDPPKVYPPVPAEKRKPIRVLSLFDGIATGLLVLKDLGIQVDRYIASEVCEDSITVGMVRHQGKIMYVGDVRSVTQKHIQEWGPFDLVIGGSPCNDLSIVNPARKGLYEGTGRLFFEFYRLLHDARPKEGDDRPFFWLFENVVAMGVSDKRDISRFLESNPVMIDAKEVSAAHRARYFWGNLPGMNRPLASTVNDKLELQECLEHGRIAKFSKVRTITTRSNSIKQGKDQHFPVFMNEKEDILWCTEMERVFGFPVHYTDVSNMSRLARQRLLGRSWSVPVIRHLFAPLKEYFACV; encoded by the exons ATGGGAATACTGGAGCAGGTTTGGAGAAGGAATGGGCATGCAGGTCATAGCCTGAAAGATGAGCATGAGATG GCTGAGAAGAAAGCCAAGGTGATTGCAGTAATGAATGCTGTCGAAGAAAACCAGGGGTCCACCGAGTCTCAGAAGGTGGAGGAGGCCAGTCCTCCTGCTGTGCAGCAGCCCACCGACCCCGCATCCCCCACTGTGGCCACCACGCCTGAGCCCGTGGGGGCTGACGCTGGGGACAAGAACGCCGCCAAAGCAGCTGATGATGAACCGGAGTACGAG GACGGCCGGGGCTTTGGCATTGGGGAGCTGGTGTGGGGGAAACTGCGGGGCTTCTCCTGGTGGCCAGGCCGCATTGTGTCTTGGTGGATGACGGGCCGGAGCCGAGCAGCAGAAGGCACCCGTTGGGTCATGTGGTTCGGAGATGGCAAGTTCTCAGTG GTGTGTGTGGAGAAGCTGATGCCGCTGAGCTCCTTCTGCAGCGCCTTCCACCAGGCCACCTACAACAAGCAGCCCATGTACCGCAAGGCCATCTACGAAGTACTGCAG GTGGCCAGCAGCCGAGCGGGGAAGCTGTTCCCAATGTGCCACGACAGCGACGAGAGCGACACTGCCAAGGCCGTGGAGGTGCAGAACAAACAGATGATCGAATGGGCCCTGGGAGGGTTCCAGCCCTCTGGCCCCAagggcctggagcccccagaag AGGAGAAGAACCCCTACAAAGAAGTTTACACAGACATGTGGGTTGAACCCGAGGCAGCTGCCTATGCACCGCCCCCACCAGCCAAAAAGCCCCGAAAGAGCACAACTGAAAAGCCCAAGGTCAAGGAGATAATTGATGAACGCACAAGAG AGCGGCTGGTGTACGAGGTGCGGCAGAAGTGCCGGAACATCGAGG ACATTTGCATCTCTTGTGGAAGCCTCAACGTCACCCTGGAACACCCTCTTTTCATCGGAGGAATGTGCCAAAACTGCAAG AACTGCTTCCTGGAGTGCGCGTACCAGTATGATGATGACGGCTATCAGTCCTACTGCACCATCTGCTGCGGGGGGCGCGAGGTGCTCATGTGCGGGAACAACAATTGCTGCAG GTGCTTTTGCGTTGAATGTGTGGATCTCTTGGTGGGGCCGGGAGCTGCGCAGGCAGCCATTAAGGAAGACCCCTGGAACTGCTACATGTGCGGGCACAAGGGCACCTACGGGCTGCTGCGGCGGCGAGAAGACTGGCCCTCTCGGCTCCAGATGTTCTTCGCCAATAACCACGACCAGGAATTC GACCCTCCGAAGGTTTACCCACCTGTCCCAGCCGAGAAGAGGAAGCCTATCCGGGTGCTGTCCCTGTTTGACGGAATCGCTACAG GGCTTCTGGTGCTGAAGGACTTGGGCATTCAGGTGGATCGCTACATCGCTTCCGAGGTGTGCGAGGACTCCATCACGGTGGGCATGGTGCGGCACCAGGGGAAGATCATGTACGTCGGGGACGTCCGCAGCGTCACGCAGAAGCAT ATCCAGGAGTGGGGCCCGTTCGATCTGGTGATTGGGGGCAGTCCCTGCAATGATCTCTCCATCGTCAACCCCGCCCGCAAGGGACTCTACG AGGGCACTGGCCGGCTCTTCTTTGAGTTCTACCGCCTCCTGCATGATGCGCGGCCCAAGGAGGGAGATGATCGCCCCTTCTTCTGGCTCTTTGAGAATGTGGTGGCCATGGGCGTTAGTGACAAGAGGGACATCTCGCGATTTCTCGAG TCCAACCCTGTGATGATTGATGCCAAAGAAGTGTCGGCTGCACACAGGGCCCGCTACTTCTGGGGGAACCTTCCCGGTATGAACAG GCCGTTGGCATCCACTGTGAATGATAAGCTGGAGCTGCAGGAGTGTCTGGAGCACGGCAGGATAGCCAAG TTCAGCAAAGTGAGGACCATTACTACTAGGTCGAACTCCATAAAGCAGGGCAAAGACCAGCATTTCCCCGTCTTCATGAATGAGAAAGAGGACATCTTATGGTGCACTGAAATGGAAAG GGTGTTTGGCTTCCCTGTCCACTATACCGACGTCTCCAACATGAGCCGCTTGGCGAGGCAGAGACTGCTGGGCCGGTCGTGGAGCGTGCCCGTCATCCGCCACCTCTTCGCTCCGCTGAAGGAATATTTTGCTTGTGTGTAA